A stretch of the Candidatus Caldatribacterium sp. genome encodes the following:
- a CDS encoding anaerobic ribonucleoside-triphosphate reductase activating protein has translation MVFRGWHRVSYIEYPGRIATVLFVAGCNFRCPFCHNPELVMEARDLPLIEEGEVLEYLKKRQGLLDAICITGGEPLLYAKECRPFLERVKELGYLTKVDTNGSFFEEFLSLWDLVDLWGIDFKVPLRLYHLVGGRGKEDSVQRVLEKALAHPERIEIRTTIYPPFHTLEVLREMAEVLRNAKAWYWQNFHREKNLSQEAKNVTPYSPSFLHTLRDTINQEIGRDLVVLRL, from the coding sequence ATGGTCTTTCGGGGATGGCACAGAGTAAGCTACATCGAGTATCCAGGAAGAATCGCCACCGTCCTTTTTGTTGCCGGGTGCAACTTCCGTTGCCCTTTCTGCCACAACCCGGAGCTCGTTATGGAAGCGAGGGACCTTCCCCTCATTGAGGAGGGGGAGGTCCTCGAATACCTCAAGAAACGCCAGGGGCTCCTTGACGCCATTTGCATCACCGGAGGGGAGCCCCTTCTTTACGCAAAAGAATGTCGTCCGTTCCTTGAGAGAGTGAAAGAGCTCGGATACCTCACCAAGGTGGACACGAATGGGAGTTTCTTCGAAGAATTCCTGAGTCTCTGGGACCTTGTGGACCTCTGGGGTATCGACTTCAAAGTTCCCCTCCGGTTGTACCACCTCGTCGGAGGCAGGGGAAAGGAGGACTCGGTGCAGAGGGTTCTTGAAAAGGCCCTTGCCCACCCGGAGCGGATCGAAATTCGAACGACCATCTACCCCCCCTTCCACACCCTTGAGGTTCTCCGGGAAATGGCCGAAGTACTCCGAAATGCAAAAGCCTGGTACTGGCAGAACTTCCACCGGGAGAAGAACCTCTCCCAGGAAGCCAAAAATGTTACCCCGTACAGCCCTTCTTTTCTTCACACCCTGCGGGATACCATCAACCAGGAGATTGGGCGGGATCTCGTGGTCCTTCGCCTGTGA